The following are encoded in a window of Pseudomonas multiresinivorans genomic DNA:
- a CDS encoding MFS transporter, whose protein sequence is MIDHTPAAPGSRSAFRTFCVSGMGTALEFYDFVIYGYAAALIFPQLFFPGMDRLTAVLVAFAAFGAGFFARPLGGVVFGHLGDRYGRQKALVATLVLMGASTLLIGFLPTHASIGAAAPILLVLLRLVQGFAAGGEWGGAALFGIEVAPRGRRGLWGSFTSMGIGIGGIFGSVVFAIVSFAFDDDLSGIAWRIPFWLGGLLVLIGLYARLQNTAPQPRVVSKAEARMPLMEAFRRRPRELMLCIGIAFGYVTIAYIGSTFFLAYATDIGYSSSHALLFDFSLSVAIVASAPFFGHLSDRFGRRAVMIFGAAIMALGLFAFFPLIGLHNLPLALLAYVAVGFFMGATQGPIPAFLAEQFPREMRYSGISFSYQIGAALGGGTASSVATAILIATGRNPFGVALYGAAALLLVAICSWLLRETSHLPMELIDRDDASPGVAQAQVG, encoded by the coding sequence ATGATCGACCACACGCCCGCAGCTCCCGGCTCGCGCTCGGCCTTTCGCACCTTTTGCGTTTCCGGCATGGGCACCGCGCTGGAGTTCTACGATTTCGTCATCTACGGCTACGCCGCCGCGCTGATCTTCCCGCAGTTGTTCTTTCCCGGCATGGATCGCCTGACCGCCGTGCTGGTCGCCTTCGCCGCTTTCGGCGCCGGCTTCTTCGCCCGGCCGCTGGGCGGTGTGGTGTTCGGCCACCTGGGCGACCGCTACGGCCGGCAGAAGGCGTTGGTCGCCACGCTGGTGCTGATGGGCGCGAGCACCTTGCTGATCGGCTTCCTGCCGACCCACGCCAGCATCGGTGCCGCCGCGCCCATCCTGCTGGTGCTTCTGCGCCTGGTGCAGGGCTTCGCCGCTGGTGGTGAGTGGGGTGGGGCGGCGCTGTTTGGCATCGAGGTTGCGCCCAGGGGCCGCCGTGGCCTGTGGGGCAGCTTCACCAGCATGGGCATCGGTATCGGTGGCATCTTCGGCTCGGTGGTGTTTGCCATCGTCAGCTTCGCCTTCGATGATGACCTGAGCGGCATCGCCTGGCGCATCCCGTTCTGGCTCGGCGGCTTGCTGGTGCTGATCGGCCTTTATGCGCGCCTGCAGAACACCGCGCCGCAGCCCAGGGTCGTGTCGAAAGCCGAGGCGCGCATGCCGCTGATGGAAGCCTTCCGCCGCCGCCCGCGCGAGCTGATGCTGTGTATCGGCATCGCTTTCGGCTACGTCACCATCGCCTACATCGGCAGCACCTTCTTCCTCGCCTACGCCACCGACATTGGCTACAGCAGCAGCCACGCCTTGCTGTTCGACTTCTCGCTGTCAGTGGCGATCGTTGCCTCGGCGCCGTTCTTCGGTCACTTGTCTGATCGCTTCGGCCGTCGTGCGGTGATGATTTTCGGCGCGGCGATCATGGCGCTCGGGCTGTTCGCCTTCTTCCCGCTGATCGGCCTGCATAACCTGCCGCTGGCGCTGCTGGCCTACGTCGCCGTGGGCTTCTTCATGGGCGCGACCCAGGGGCCTATCCCGGCTTTCCTTGCCGAGCAGTTCCCGCGCGAGATGCGTTATTCGGGTATTTCCTTCAGCTACCAGATCGGCGCGGCACTGGGGGGCGGCACGGCCTCCAGTGTCGCCACCGCCATCCTTATCGCCACCGGCCGCAACCCGTTCGGCGTCGCGCTTTACGGCGCGGCAGCGCTATTGCTGGTAGCGATCTGCTCCTGGCTGTTGCGCGAAACCTCGCATCTGCCGATGGAACTGATCGACCGTGACGACGCCTCGCCGGGTGTCGCCCAGGCTCAGGTTGGTTAA
- a CDS encoding C45 family autoproteolytic acyltransferase/hydolase has protein sequence MILHTFTTDIRDPLQRGRQIGETFAEQIRQSVALYLDFFPRVGVEIDKARAIGEGSLSALADWCPALAREVEGLALGVGLPLWQLAALNARTEVLAVMPEQPVEGECSTSVYAPAGAIAPRSLQTWDWHDSLVPHGLLLGFTGSTGLTAKLFTEFGMLGKIGVNSAGLGVHFNILHHASDDGSAGVPVHAIARRVLEEATSVTEAIDMARSARVSASTVLSVFTRDDVRARAASIEMSPAHTAVVVPREDGWLLHTNHFLDGELSWGERTADVSTTYARLEHLKAATAGMTGKALRERADAFCGAEGDQAIVCFHPDMSEPDTERWETLLSIGLDTVGCALEYVAGTPKKLADEGFLRF, from the coding sequence GTGATTCTTCACACCTTCACCACCGACATCCGCGACCCGCTGCAGCGTGGCCGGCAGATCGGCGAAACCTTCGCCGAGCAGATCCGCCAGAGCGTGGCGCTGTACCTGGACTTCTTCCCCCGCGTCGGTGTGGAGATCGACAAGGCACGGGCCATTGGTGAGGGCAGTTTGTCCGCGCTGGCCGACTGGTGCCCGGCGCTAGCCAGGGAAGTCGAAGGCCTGGCCCTGGGCGTCGGCCTGCCACTGTGGCAGTTGGCGGCGCTGAACGCCCGCACCGAAGTGCTGGCGGTGATGCCCGAGCAGCCGGTGGAAGGCGAGTGCTCCACTTCTGTCTATGCGCCCGCCGGCGCCATCGCACCGCGCAGCCTGCAGACCTGGGACTGGCACGACAGCCTGGTACCCCACGGCCTGCTGCTGGGCTTCACCGGCAGCACCGGCCTGACTGCCAAGCTGTTCACCGAGTTCGGCATGCTCGGCAAGATCGGCGTGAACAGCGCCGGCCTGGGCGTGCACTTCAACATCCTGCACCACGCCAGTGATGACGGCAGCGCTGGCGTGCCGGTGCATGCCATCGCCCGTCGCGTACTGGAAGAAGCCACCAGCGTCACCGAGGCCATCGACATGGCTCGCTCGGCGCGGGTCAGCGCGTCCACCGTGCTCAGCGTATTCACCCGCGACGACGTGCGCGCCCGCGCCGCCAGCATCGAGATGAGCCCGGCGCACACCGCCGTGGTGGTGCCGCGCGAGGATGGTTGGCTGCTGCACACCAACCACTTCCTCGACGGCGAACTGAGCTGGGGTGAGCGCACCGCGGACGTGTCCACCACCTACGCGCGCCTGGAACACCTCAAGGCCGCTACTGCCGGCATGACTGGCAAGGCGTTGCGCGAGCGCGCCGATGCCTTCTGCGGCGCCGAGGGCGACCAGGCCATCGTCTGCTTCCACCCGGACATGTCCGAACCGGATACCGAACGCTGGGAGACCCTGCTGAGCATCGGCCTCGACACCGTTGGGTGTGCCCTGGAATACGTCGCCGGTACGCCGAAGAAGCTGGCTGATGAGGGTTTCCTGCGCTTCTAG
- a CDS encoding amidohydrolase codes for MKLLIPALVSAACAFSSMETMAAADLIFHGGKVYTAEPGQALQQAVAVENGRILAVGSDAQILKLQQPATKVIDLHGQVLMPGFIDAHTHLVKGGLQMLQANLDNQDLPLAEFESKLRQWRDDGRARRGQFLYVGGVPTAYWDEIGELQQRFNQGEWAKQPILLAGGDYHTGWANQALLELAGIDSAKVRSLKGEEQATIGHSADGKPNGFLVDAGLYPVQALLPLPTDDELLKALKGAQSYYHELGITAWMEPLANENPGGDIHNDSVGVLPAYKLLAEQGGLTAHVAALLMADSKATPADLDELDKVRQQFIDVPNLTLPGIKVFADGVAEVPAQSAAMLEPYSNSKKYGELLIDPKHFGELVSAADARGWLVHIHAIGDRAVRESLNGIEQARKDRHSDIPHSITHLQMVNPKDFARFKALDVIAAMQLYWAAADENSVDLVKPYVSAMAFLHMYPARSLLKNGATISGASDWPITTPDPWKAIYQAIQRVGPKGVLNAAEDIDRQTMFQAYTLNAARTLRLEGSIGSLKPGKQADLILLDRDVFTVKPEALRDTQVLKTWFAGREVYSRPSDKP; via the coding sequence ATGAAACTACTGATTCCGGCGCTGGTGTCCGCGGCTTGCGCTTTTTCCTCGATGGAAACTATGGCCGCCGCCGATCTCATCTTCCACGGCGGCAAGGTCTACACCGCCGAACCCGGCCAGGCCTTGCAACAGGCAGTTGCAGTGGAGAACGGTCGCATCCTTGCCGTTGGCTCCGACGCGCAGATCCTCAAGCTCCAGCAACCGGCGACCAAGGTCATCGACCTGCATGGCCAGGTGCTGATGCCCGGCTTCATCGATGCCCATACCCACCTGGTCAAGGGCGGCCTGCAGATGCTCCAGGCCAACCTGGATAACCAGGACCTGCCGCTCGCCGAGTTCGAAAGCAAGCTGCGCCAATGGCGTGACGACGGCCGCGCGCGGCGTGGCCAGTTCCTTTATGTCGGCGGCGTGCCCACGGCGTACTGGGACGAGATCGGCGAGTTGCAGCAGCGCTTCAACCAGGGCGAGTGGGCGAAGCAGCCGATCCTCCTGGCCGGTGGTGACTACCACACCGGCTGGGCCAACCAGGCGCTGCTGGAGTTGGCCGGGATCGACTCTGCCAAGGTCAGGTCGCTCAAGGGAGAGGAGCAGGCCACCATCGGCCACTCCGCCGACGGCAAGCCCAATGGTTTCCTGGTGGATGCCGGCCTCTACCCGGTGCAGGCGCTGCTGCCGCTGCCGACCGATGACGAGTTGCTCAAGGCCCTGAAAGGCGCGCAGAGCTACTACCACGAGCTGGGTATTACCGCCTGGATGGAGCCCCTGGCGAACGAGAACCCCGGTGGTGACATCCACAACGATTCCGTTGGCGTGCTGCCGGCCTACAAGCTGCTGGCGGAGCAGGGCGGGTTGACCGCACACGTCGCCGCGCTGCTGATGGCTGACTCCAAGGCGACCCCGGCCGACCTCGACGAGCTGGACAAGGTACGCCAGCAGTTCATCGATGTCCCCAACCTGACCCTGCCGGGCATCAAGGTGTTCGCCGACGGCGTGGCCGAGGTGCCGGCGCAGAGCGCGGCGATGCTTGAGCCGTACAGCAACTCGAAGAAGTACGGCGAACTGCTGATCGACCCCAAACACTTCGGCGAGCTGGTCAGCGCCGCCGACGCCCGTGGCTGGCTGGTGCACATCCACGCCATTGGCGATCGCGCGGTGCGCGAATCGCTCAACGGCATCGAGCAGGCGCGCAAGGATCGCCACAGTGACATCCCGCATTCGATCACCCATCTGCAGATGGTCAATCCCAAGGACTTCGCGCGCTTCAAGGCGCTCGACGTGATCGCCGCCATGCAGCTCTATTGGGCCGCCGCCGACGAGAACAGCGTCGACCTGGTCAAGCCCTACGTCAGCGCCATGGCCTTCCTGCACATGTACCCGGCGCGCTCGCTGCTGAAGAACGGCGCGACCATCTCCGGCGCCAGCGACTGGCCGATCACCACGCCTGATCCGTGGAAGGCTATCTACCAGGCGATCCAGCGTGTCGGCCCGAAGGGCGTACTCAACGCCGCCGAGGACATCGACCGGCAGACCATGTTCCAGGCCTACACCCTCAACGCCGCGCGCACCCTGCGCCTGGAAGGGAGCATCGGTTCGCTGAAGCCGGGCAAGCAGGCCGACCTGATCCTGCTCGACCGCGACGTGTTCACCGTCAAGCCGGAGGCTCTGCGCGACACCCAGGTGCTCAAGACCTGGTTTGCCGGCCGCGAAGTCTATAGTCGTCCGAGCGACAAACCGTGA
- a CDS encoding LysR family transcriptional regulator — MDKMTALTMFVATADHGGFSRAAEQLGKTPSAITKGVAQLEADLGQRLFERTTRRMALTEAGHIYLEGARSALMQLQRASEEVDQLQTELRGSLRIVSPPSFAPAFFNAVCCRFLREHPQVRLEVDLLDEFVDLVEGGYDIALRDGPIDLPDVIAQPLLENRLMLCASPKYLAEKGLEVTLENYEQHDWLIFRHPLLNRNFWWVQKDGERIRIRQPVPRIASDNYDFLLSCLLDGQGLQFLPQWSALPYLDSGELVEQLPDCWRDQSAFGPWVHVLYLPHRRSTRKVRVFIEYLREHLQGKGLV; from the coding sequence ATGGACAAGATGACCGCCCTTACCATGTTCGTCGCCACCGCCGACCATGGCGGCTTCAGCCGCGCTGCCGAACAGCTGGGCAAGACGCCATCGGCGATCACCAAGGGCGTGGCGCAGCTGGAAGCCGACCTGGGCCAGCGCCTGTTCGAGCGCACCACGCGGCGCATGGCGCTGACCGAAGCCGGGCACATCTATCTGGAAGGTGCGCGCTCGGCGCTGATGCAGTTGCAACGCGCCAGCGAAGAAGTCGATCAGTTGCAGACCGAGCTGCGTGGCAGCCTGCGCATCGTCTCGCCGCCCTCCTTTGCCCCGGCCTTCTTCAACGCGGTGTGCTGCCGCTTCCTGCGCGAGCACCCGCAGGTGCGCCTGGAGGTGGACCTGCTGGACGAGTTCGTCGACCTGGTGGAAGGCGGCTACGACATCGCCCTGCGCGACGGCCCCATCGACCTGCCGGACGTGATCGCCCAGCCGCTGCTCGAGAACCGCCTGATGCTCTGCGCCAGCCCCAAGTACCTGGCGGAAAAGGGTCTGGAGGTGACGCTGGAGAACTACGAGCAGCACGACTGGCTGATCTTCCGCCACCCGCTGCTGAACCGGAATTTCTGGTGGGTGCAGAAGGACGGCGAACGCATCCGCATCCGCCAGCCGGTGCCGCGCATCGCCAGCGACAACTACGACTTCCTGCTCTCCTGCCTGCTGGACGGCCAGGGGCTGCAGTTCCTGCCGCAGTGGAGCGCACTGCCCTACCTCGACAGCGGCGAGCTGGTGGAGCAGCTACCCGACTGCTGGCGCGACCAGAGTGCCTTCGGGCCCTGGGTGCATGTGCTCTACCTGCCGCACCGGCGCAGTACGCGCAAAGTGCGGGTATTCATCGAGTACCTGCGCGAGCACTTGCAGGGGAAGGGGTTGGTCTGA
- a CDS encoding aldehyde dehydrogenase family protein yields MRDQLYIDGQWQAPAQGGRFEVYEPSSETVLTEVAAATGEDVDCAVQSARRAFDEGEWGRSTGKERAGYLRAIADNLRGRREDLARLEVQDNGKPLPEAQWDIDDAIGCFDYYAELAEGLNGEGELVALPDERFACRVLREPVGVAGQIIPWNYPLLMASWKVAPALAAGCTAVLKPSELTPLTSLELAAAADAVGLPKGVLNVVTGLGRDAGSPLSAHPGVDKLAFTGSVPTGRAIMQAAAQDIKNVSLELGGKSAFIVFDDADVEAAVEWILFGIFWNQGQVCSATSRLLVQDGLHDRLIERLVEETRRITIGNGLEPGVLLGPLVSAGQHAKVLQAIEAGVRDGAKLATGGKRPPHRDKGWFVEPTVFIDAPLESALWREEIFGPVLAVRRFKDEAEALRLANHSQFGLAAAVMSADPARCQRVSRGLRAGIVWVNCSQPTFTQAPWGGYKQSGIGRELGVWGLDNYLETKQVTEYLSDQPWGWYLK; encoded by the coding sequence ATGCGCGACCAGCTCTATATCGATGGCCAGTGGCAGGCACCCGCACAGGGCGGCCGCTTCGAGGTGTACGAACCGTCCAGCGAAACGGTGCTGACCGAGGTTGCCGCCGCTACCGGTGAGGATGTGGATTGCGCCGTGCAGTCTGCGCGTCGGGCTTTCGATGAAGGCGAATGGGGCCGTAGCACCGGCAAGGAGCGCGCCGGCTACCTGCGCGCCATCGCCGACAACCTGCGTGGCCGCCGCGAAGACCTGGCTCGCCTGGAAGTGCAGGACAACGGCAAGCCGCTGCCCGAAGCGCAGTGGGATATCGACGACGCCATCGGCTGCTTCGACTACTACGCCGAACTGGCCGAGGGGCTGAACGGCGAGGGCGAATTGGTCGCGCTGCCCGACGAGCGTTTCGCCTGCCGTGTGCTGCGCGAGCCGGTCGGTGTTGCCGGGCAGATCATCCCCTGGAACTACCCGCTGCTGATGGCTTCGTGGAAGGTCGCTCCGGCGCTGGCTGCCGGTTGCACCGCCGTGCTCAAGCCTTCGGAACTGACTCCGCTGACCTCTCTGGAACTGGCCGCTGCCGCCGATGCCGTGGGCCTGCCCAAAGGCGTGCTCAACGTGGTTACCGGCCTGGGCCGCGATGCCGGTTCGCCGCTTTCGGCGCATCCGGGCGTGGACAAGCTGGCCTTCACCGGCAGCGTGCCCACCGGGCGCGCGATCATGCAGGCGGCGGCCCAGGACATCAAGAACGTCAGCCTGGAGCTGGGCGGCAAGTCGGCCTTCATCGTCTTCGATGACGCGGATGTCGAGGCCGCCGTGGAGTGGATCCTGTTCGGTATCTTCTGGAACCAGGGCCAGGTATGCAGCGCCACTTCGCGCCTGCTGGTGCAGGACGGTCTGCACGACCGGCTGATCGAACGCCTGGTGGAGGAAACCCGCCGCATCACCATCGGCAACGGTCTGGAGCCGGGTGTGCTGCTCGGCCCGCTGGTCAGTGCCGGCCAGCACGCCAAGGTGCTGCAGGCCATCGAAGCCGGCGTGCGCGATGGCGCGAAACTCGCCACTGGCGGCAAGCGTCCGCCGCATCGGGACAAGGGCTGGTTCGTCGAACCGACCGTGTTCATCGACGCTCCGCTGGAGAGCGCCCTGTGGCGCGAGGAAATATTCGGCCCGGTGCTCGCCGTGCGCCGTTTCAAGGACGAAGCCGAGGCGCTGCGCCTGGCCAACCACAGCCAGTTCGGCCTGGCGGCTGCGGTGATGTCCGCCGACCCGGCGCGTTGCCAGCGCGTGAGCCGTGGCCTGCGCGCCGGCATCGTCTGGGTCAACTGCTCGCAGCCGACCTTCACCCAGGCGCCCTGGGGCGGCTACAAGCAGAGCGGCATCGGCCGTGAACTGGGCGTGTGGGGGCTGGACAACTACCTGGAGACCAAGCAGGTCACCGAGTACCTCAGCGATCAGCCTTGGGGTTGGTACCTTAAGTAA
- a CDS encoding nuclear transport factor 2 family protein — protein MIEEQGWSSKLDGTIHQPDPASAATHAVVMRYHQAWRRHDIEALMALFDPQVEYNDFFQGRRIASSELREYLQTSMPAAGDESQVYTDRLRVDGDTAFLQYQVTLRGTQGLVSFRTTEAYTVRDGRIIRVNEHAALIGQPQKAASEPQPRMADSRLGLSARQLSQLGGDIQQYFQQTRPFLNPDLDMPQVAAATGYTRNQISYFLNQVLGLSFYQYLNQLRLRHLLGQLDGATSVTRIDELARAAGFRSLSTFYRCFREETGLSPKAYLEQQRT, from the coding sequence ATGATCGAAGAACAGGGCTGGAGCTCCAAGCTCGACGGCACGATTCACCAGCCCGACCCGGCCAGCGCCGCTACTCACGCGGTGGTCATGCGTTACCACCAGGCCTGGCGCCGGCACGACATCGAGGCGCTGATGGCGCTGTTCGACCCGCAGGTGGAGTACAACGATTTCTTCCAGGGGCGTCGGATCGCGTCGAGCGAGCTGCGCGAGTACCTGCAGACCAGCATGCCGGCGGCGGGAGATGAGTCGCAGGTCTACACTGATCGCCTGCGGGTGGACGGTGACACGGCCTTCCTGCAGTACCAGGTGACCCTGCGCGGCACGCAGGGGTTGGTGTCCTTCCGCACCACCGAGGCCTATACCGTGCGCGATGGCCGGATCATCCGGGTCAACGAGCACGCCGCGTTGATCGGTCAGCCGCAGAAGGCTGCCAGTGAGCCGCAACCGCGCATGGCCGATAGCCGGCTGGGGCTTTCAGCGCGGCAGCTGAGTCAGCTCGGCGGCGATATCCAGCAGTATTTCCAGCAGACCCGGCCGTTCCTCAATCCCGACCTGGACATGCCCCAGGTCGCAGCGGCTACCGGCTATACGCGCAACCAGATTTCCTACTTCCTCAACCAGGTGCTGGGCCTGAGCTTCTACCAGTACCTGAACCAGTTGCGCCTGCGCCACCTGCTCGGCCAGCTCGACGGCGCCACTAGCGTCACGCGCATCGACGAACTGGCGCGGGCCGCAGGGTTCCGTTCGCTGTCGACCTTCTACCGCTGCTTCCGCGAGGAGACGGGGCTGTCGCCCAAGGCGTATCTGGAGCAGCAGCGGACGTGA
- a CDS encoding NAD(P)/FAD-dependent oxidoreductase, which yields MTSAPLAHATPRPYWLDTLDPAPAAPALEADRRFDLVVVGGGFTGLWTALHARLRWPGASIAVVEARRCGGEASGRNGGFCAPSISHGVGNALRRWPEEAETLVRLGRQNLDEFEADLKRFSMNVEFERRGKLSVAAQPWQVDGLRSMQRNYERFGIASEFLDKAQLAGKLDSPAYQAGVFEPNYALLNPAKMAAELRRVCLEQGVELFENTPVHELHQRSDRLMLRCDRGELEAGQIALATNIAPPLLGHLNSSVIPVYDYSLVTQPLTDEQLRAIGWVERYGIADAGNQFHYLRKTADNRILWAGFDAIYHFGNRRDEALTQRPESFERLAGQFREAFPQLGPVEFSHAWGGIIDTSARTTLFTGCVLNGRVAYALGFTGQGVSASRFAALNMLDQLGGERTERTQLRMTSQKPFPFPPEPLRYLGVRLAQRSLAKEDRTGRRDLLLKTFDAFGVGFDS from the coding sequence ATGACATCCGCCCCACTTGCGCACGCCACTCCCAGACCCTACTGGCTCGACACCCTCGACCCTGCTCCCGCCGCACCGGCGCTGGAAGCGGATCGCCGCTTCGACCTGGTGGTGGTCGGCGGCGGCTTCACCGGTCTCTGGACCGCCCTGCACGCCCGGCTGCGCTGGCCCGGCGCGAGCATCGCGGTGGTCGAGGCGCGTCGCTGCGGTGGCGAGGCCAGCGGGCGCAACGGTGGCTTCTGCGCACCGAGTATTTCCCACGGTGTAGGCAATGCCCTGCGCCGCTGGCCGGAAGAAGCCGAGACTCTTGTACGCCTGGGTCGTCAGAACCTCGATGAGTTCGAGGCAGACCTGAAGCGCTTCAGCATGAACGTGGAGTTCGAGCGCCGCGGCAAGCTCAGCGTCGCCGCCCAACCCTGGCAGGTCGACGGCCTGCGCAGCATGCAGCGCAACTACGAGCGCTTTGGCATCGCCTCGGAGTTCCTCGACAAGGCGCAACTGGCCGGCAAGCTGGACTCACCCGCCTATCAGGCCGGCGTATTCGAGCCCAACTATGCGCTGCTCAACCCGGCGAAAATGGCCGCCGAGCTGCGCCGGGTGTGCCTGGAACAAGGCGTCGAGCTGTTCGAGAACACCCCCGTGCACGAGTTGCACCAGCGCAGCGACCGCCTGATGCTGCGCTGCGACCGTGGCGAGCTGGAGGCCGGGCAGATCGCCCTGGCGACCAACATCGCGCCACCGCTGCTCGGCCACCTGAATTCCAGCGTGATCCCGGTGTACGACTATTCGCTGGTCACCCAGCCGCTCACTGACGAGCAGCTGCGTGCCATCGGCTGGGTCGAGCGCTACGGTATCGCCGACGCCGGCAACCAGTTCCATTACCTGCGCAAGACCGCCGATAACCGCATCCTCTGGGCCGGCTTCGACGCCATCTACCACTTCGGCAACCGCCGCGACGAAGCCCTGACCCAGCGCCCGGAAAGCTTTGAGCGCCTCGCCGGGCAGTTCCGCGAGGCTTTCCCTCAGCTCGGTCCGGTCGAGTTCAGCCATGCCTGGGGCGGCATCATCGACACCTCGGCGCGCACCACGCTGTTCACCGGCTGCGTGCTCAACGGCCGCGTCGCCTATGCGCTGGGCTTCACCGGCCAGGGCGTGTCGGCCAGCCGCTTCGCCGCGCTGAACATGCTCGACCAGCTGGGCGGCGAACGCACCGAACGCACCCAGTTGCGCATGACCTCGCAGAAACCCTTCCCCTTCCCGCCCGAGCCGCTGCGCTACCTCGGCGTGCGCCTGGCCCAGCGTTCGCTGGCCAAGGAAGACCGCACCGGCCGCCGCGACCTGCTGCTCAAGACCTTCGATGCCTTCGGCGTCGGTTTCGATTCCTGA
- a CDS encoding cupin domain-containing protein — protein sequence MSTLPRHVIDFANPALAPQEREINDPAIVDAPYQSRSWRHFAAPEKNAIAGIWEAGVHLERCECDYDELCHILEGTVRLTDADGVAKTFGPGDSFVVAAGFKGTWENLTPVRKVYFILG from the coding sequence ATGTCCACCCTGCCCCGCCACGTCATCGACTTCGCCAACCCCGCCCTCGCCCCGCAGGAGCGCGAGATCAACGACCCGGCCATCGTCGATGCGCCCTATCAGAGCCGCAGCTGGCGGCACTTCGCAGCGCCCGAGAAGAACGCCATCGCCGGCATCTGGGAAGCCGGCGTGCACCTGGAGCGCTGCGAGTGTGACTACGACGAGCTGTGTCACATCCTCGAGGGCACCGTGCGCCTGACCGACGCCGACGGCGTGGCAAAGACCTTCGGCCCGGGGGATTCGTTCGTCGTGGCGGCGGGTTTCAAGGGCACCTGGGAAAACCTCACGCCAGTACGCAAGGTGTATTTCATTCTCGGTTGA
- a CDS encoding IS481 family transposase, which translates to MNLHKYARLTPRGRALLVQRMLQGLRAEEAAQAAGVSVRTAYKWLRRYREEGEAGMMDRTSRPHACPHATPESRLERLIERRSARQTYRQIANELGLAVSTIARHLKRLGLNRLPELEPAPPIRRYQYAQPGDLLHLDIKKLARFWRPGHRVTGTRLMGSDGAGWEFVHVAIDDASRIAFSSLHADERGGSACRALLQALRYYRSLKIRFTRVMTDNGACYRSGLFRRLCRRLGLRHIRTRPYTPRTNGKAERFIQTSLREWAYARSYESSEQRAQHLALWLHQYNWHRPHSSLHYCPPISRIPLNNLLGLHT; encoded by the coding sequence ATGAACCTGCATAAATATGCCCGTCTTACACCGCGCGGTCGAGCCCTTTTAGTCCAGCGCATGCTTCAGGGATTACGTGCTGAAGAGGCAGCGCAGGCGGCCGGTGTCAGCGTACGTACGGCCTACAAATGGCTTCGGCGTTACCGCGAAGAGGGAGAGGCCGGCATGATGGATCGCACTTCGCGCCCTCACGCCTGCCCCCATGCCACACCCGAGTCTCGGCTCGAAAGGCTGATTGAGCGGCGCAGCGCCCGTCAAACCTATCGGCAAATTGCCAACGAGTTAGGGCTGGCAGTCAGTACCATCGCTCGCCACCTCAAACGACTCGGACTCAATCGGCTCCCCGAGTTGGAGCCCGCTCCGCCGATCAGGCGTTATCAGTACGCTCAACCAGGTGATCTACTGCATCTGGATATCAAGAAGCTCGCACGCTTTTGGAGACCGGGACATCGAGTTACGGGAACCCGGCTGATGGGCTCTGACGGAGCGGGCTGGGAGTTTGTCCATGTCGCCATCGACGATGCCTCGCGCATCGCCTTCTCCAGCCTGCATGCTGATGAACGAGGTGGAAGTGCCTGTCGCGCTCTGCTCCAGGCTTTGCGCTACTACCGCTCGCTGAAGATTCGATTTACTCGGGTCATGACTGACAACGGTGCCTGCTACCGATCAGGTCTATTCCGCCGCCTATGCCGGCGTCTGGGCTTACGACATATCCGCACCAGACCCTACACCCCACGTACCAATGGCAAAGCTGAGCGCTTCATTCAAACCAGCTTGCGGGAGTGGGCCTACGCCCGTAGCTACGAGAGCTCTGAGCAGCGCGCCCAGCATCTGGCCCTCTGGCTACACCAATACAACTGGCACAGGCCTCACTCCAGTCTGCATTACTGCCCACCCATCAGCCGCATTCCACTGAACAACCTACTGGGTTTACACACCTAG